One window from the genome of Paramisgurnus dabryanus chromosome 22, PD_genome_1.1, whole genome shotgun sequence encodes:
- the arhgap21a gene encoding rho GTPase-activating protein 21a isoform X3 yields MATRWAASSHHDEKTNPIVSPVCKAKQKDGYERSETSALSPAADEEPFSWPGPKTLCLHRTSQGFGFTLRHFIVYPPESAMQSSYKDEDNSSRGRQRNRLEPMDTIFVKQVKEGGPAHGAGLCTGDRIVKVNGESIIGKTYSQVISLIQNSDTSLELCVMPKDEDVLQLISRDITALAYSQDAYLKGNKAYSGNAQNIPEPPPICYPQIESNALAPAQLPEPFHAADASYGTGQGANRCSKADLGYSVDITVPPPNPPKTSQDPKTQTVVHVFNESMRTMVLSPECTERTSHITWASPSHRTEENRYVASTDLDFTESRAQMTSSPTGTTQSQQVHNKTTEPSRFSSTTHMTAQTCMDNTPAAFHKQTLTTTTETIPSATSPTPYTPSPPPNTPSPGSPHQNIDWRNYTTYKEYIDNKRLYMYGCRTIQERLDSLRAATPSSTGDYNKQKSASTTATPSRGFSGSQLRRRSASHDRSYQGSSVQPLRSTSQERLGGVEGAALARNWSRSASQDAIPSAPTGVSKPRAYSCDFLGKQNDSELSMSDRLTCCQNETEEKLFMRRGDDARANRHVRMVPQPARGILSPDKRGGSYPGLPVTPLFSRGTESSLSYRAESLGNTAYPLNRPTLLPAKNYVPDPSTAAASYIASALASIQGHISSSNSITDQRTPPTANHLSHNAKHLMPRGRADSLQEPFREVARGGRSSSCSAVSKPHRTNQGGAKPILTSNGTAPQPPKLKVSRPHDKDLEGIEGPDATVVVVRREKSGSQPIRPASYILAVNETEGGAVPPADSNICWLTNDTRPKMQMRKLGDQCKASFSINLEDSLDSIPFIDEPSISSNDHDTTHIPASAVISSTPVITTIPPSPTSPCRIIRRQFSHDHDSLRLTVLESDSSAKSERSKSFDEGLDDYREEERGRSIKHTHGFKGLRKAIDKSSEDSGSSSRRDSTSDVFADATKEGPLHFRQLNSDKGKRVGSGVRPWKNIYAVLRGHCLYLFKDKKDGQNSLTEDEPLTISIKACLIDISYSDTKRKNVLRLTTSDCEYLFQAEDREEMLSWIRVIQENSNLDEENATVTSTDLINRKIKEYNTLMSPTSSRTDVSPKASRQSLSFRQTLLGSKGENKATSPHSPNKDHDRKAVHKDETSPPKDKGMWRKGIPGLMRKPFEKKPSPGVTFGVRLDDCPPAQTNRFVPLIVEVCCKLVEERGLEYTGIYRVPGNNSAISIMQEELNNKGMGDIDIEDDKWKDLNVISSLLKSFFRKLPEPLFTNEKYAEFIDGNRIEDPVERLKVLKRLLHELPDHHYETLKFLSAHLKTVAENSEKNKMEPRNLAIVFGPTLVRTSEDNMTHMVTHMPDQYKIVETLIQHYDWFFTEEGDQEPTTTVQEESTVESQPVPNIDHLLTNIGRTGTSPGEVSDSPTSDSAKSKQGSWGSGKDHCSREFLQPRVSSIFAAANHRRRKHKIKLQPSSSEDDLDTIFTKKDSATEKQNQQNKEKVSSPDQKSQKKNGIGAESTPKNREHRNSFFMKTSPKLSCSPGFNRQTSCPAKSFFSDRSSQLDETTSDLGTMSSGASVPRTRPRKWCSAMSASPDLLLVPGGASVTAEVSSITSDYSTTSSNAFLTGPESVALSPEVQSVTESRGGDEADDERSELISEGRPMETDSESDFPVFSLGTAARDIPATKDNANTTPSLDSQHLLHSHKMIESDSLSRRRSVRQKTDSDSSVETGAAIGGQGTKNESNRLSRVLEVMRRGRSTGSLSASFRNESDRAEPAWHLKITERLKLRLRGSADDMFGVGTQKSRSTKKKRGIRRRHTMGGQRDFAELDVIHDWREQGGVDQGAELSAVEGLKSKCDSQDFSIRNWIACEHRRAGDSQISVEPEGRVGSDEAEVVENQRGSTEELTSASSCPQSGSEQVNGGTLQGKTRNNPNPGADAHPHKLSGAQVVRSRFYQYL; encoded by the exons GGAGACAGAGGAATAGACTGGAGCCAATGGATACCATTTTTGTCAAGCAGGTAAAAGAAGGAGGCCCCGCCCATGGAGCTGGACTCTGCACAG GGGACCGCATTGTAAAAGTCAACGGAGAAAGCATCATCGGAAAGACGTATTCCCAAGTAATCTCCCTGATCCAAAACAG TGATACATCTCTTGAGCTCTGTGTAATGCCGAAAGATGAAGATGTTTTACAGCTG ATCTCCAGGGATATCACAGCTCTG GCCTATTCTCAAGATGCTTACCTCAAAGGAAACAAAGCATATAGTGGAAATGCCCAGAACATCCCAGAGCCTCCCCCAATATGTTACCCACAAATTGAGTCCAATGCCTTGGCCCCGGCGCAGTTGCCAGAGCCTTTCCACGCAGCAGATGCCTCATATGGAACAGGACAAGGAGCTAATCGATGCTCCAAGGCTGACTTAGGTTACAGTGTGGATATAACTGTACCTCCCCCTAACCCACCCAAAACCTCTCaggacccgaagacccaaactgTTGTGCATGTATTTAACGAGAGTATGAGGACAATGGTTTTGTCACCCGAATGCACAGAACGGACTTCACATATAACCTGGGCTTCTCCTAGCCACAGGACAGAGGAGAACCGGTACGTTGCTTCAACAGACTTAGACTTTACCGAGTCCAGAGCCCAAATGACCTCATCTCCAACTGGGACAACACAATCTCAGCAAGTACATAATAAAACTACAGAGCCCAGTAGGTTCTCCAGCACAACCCATATGACTGCACAGACTTGCATGGACAATACTCCTGCAGCTTTCCACAAACAGACTCTGACTACAACAACAGAAACCATCCCATCAGCCACCTCTCCCACCCCATACACACCGTCCCCTCCACCAAACACCCCTTCCCCCGGTTCCCCTCACCAAAACATTGACTGGAGAAACTACACAACCTACAAGGAGTACATTGACAACAAACGGCTTTATATGTATGGTTGCCGGACCATTCAGGAACGGTTAGACAGTCTGCGAGCCGCAACTCCATCCAGTACAGGAGATTACAACAAACAGAAAAGTGCTTCTACAACAGCTACTCCCTCACGAGGTTTTTCTGGATCACAGCTCAGACGTAGGAGTGCCTCACATGATCGTAGTTATCAGGGATCCAGCGTGCAGCCACTGCGTAGCACCTCTCAGGAGAGGCTTGGGGGTGTCGAAGGGGCTGCTCTAGCACGCAATTGGTCTCGCAGTGCTTCCCAGGATGCCATTCCTTCAGCACCCACAGGTGTCTCTAAACCTAGAGCGTATTCTTGCGACTTTTTGGGCAAACAGAATGACAGTGAGTTGTCCATGTCGGACAGGCTGACATGCTGCCAAAATGAGACGGAAGAGAAGTTGTTCATGCGTAGAGGGGACGACGCAAGAGCCAACAGACACGTACGCATGGTGCCCCAGCCTGCCAGAGGGATCCTCAGTCCAGATAAGCGAGGGGGCAGCTACCCAGGGTTACCAGTTACCCCTCTTTTCAGTAGAGGTACAGAGTCATCGCTCAGCTACAGAGCTGAAAGCCTTGGTAACACTGCTTATCCTCTAAATAGACCGACACTGCTGCCTGCGAAAAATTATGTTCCAGATCCTTCCACTGCTGCTGCTTCTTACATAGCCTCTGCCCTGGCCTCAATACAAGGCCACATTAGTAGCTCCAACTCTATCACAGACCAAAGAACACCTCCCACTGCCAACCACCTGTCCCACAATGCAAAGCATTTAATGCCCAGGGGGCGGGCTGACAGCCTTCAGGAGCCATTTAGAGAGGTAGCTCGTGGAGGACGCTCTTCCTCCTGTTCTGCCGTCTCTAAACCACATCGAACAAATCAGGGTGGAGCCAAGCCCATATTGACAAGTAATGGTACAGCTCCTCAGCCACCCAAGCTTAAAGTTTCACGACCCCATGACAAGGACTTAGAGGGTATTGAGGGTCCAGATGCAACTGTAGTAGTGGTTCGTAGGGAAAAGTCTGGATCTCAACCCATTCGCCCCGCTTCCTACATTCTAGCAGTTAACGAAACTGAGGGAGGGGCGGTTCCACCTGCCGACTCCAACATATGCTGGCTGACAAATGACACACGGCCCAAAATGCAAATGAGGAAACTAGGTGACCAGTGCAAAGCCTCCTTCTCCATCAACCTCGAAGACTCTTTGGACTCCATCCCCTTCATCG ACGAGCCCTCAATCTCCAGTAATGACCACGACACCACACACATTCCTGCATCCGCCGTGATTTCCAGTACGCCTGTAATCACCACCATCCCACCCAGTCCCACTTCCCCATGCCGCATAATACGCCGCCAGTTTTCCCATGACCACG ATTCTTTACGACTCACAGTTCTGGAATCAGACTCCAGTGCTAAATCAGAGCGCTCCAAATCTTTTGATGAAGGCCTGGATGACTatagagaagaggagagagg AAGGTCCATTAAACACACCCATGGATTCAAGGGCCTTAGAAAG GCTATTGATAAATCCTCTGAGGACTCAGGCTCCAGCTCCAGAAGAGACTCAACGTCAGATGTCTTCGCTGATGCAACAAAGGAGGGGCCGCTTCATTTCCGACAGCTAAACTCCGATAAGGGCAAG CGTGTTGGCAGTGGCGTGCGACCATGGAAGAACATCTACGCTGTGCTTCGTGGCCACTGCCTCTATCTGTTCAAGGACAAGAAGGATGGACAAAACTCCCTGACAGAGGATGAGCCTCTGACAATCAGCATCAAAGcctgtttgattgacatttcTTACAGCGATACAAAGCGCAAGAACGTCCTGCGGCTGACCACGTCAGACTGCGAGTACCTGTTCCAGGCCGAGGACCGCGAGGAGATGCTGTCCTGGATCCGAGTCATTCAGGAGAACAGCAACTTGGATGAAGAG AATGCAACCGTTACTAGCACAGACCTCATCAACCGAAAAATAAAGGAGTACAACACGCTAATGAG TCCTACCAGCAGTAGGACAGATGTGTCTCCAAAAGCCTCCCGTCAGTCTCTGAGCTTCAGGCAGACACTTTTGGGCAGCAAGGGGGAGAATAAAGCCACAAGCCCTCATTCACCAAACAAGGACCATGACAGAAAAGCAGTGCATAAAG ATGAAACGAGTCCACCCAAGGATAAGGGCATGTGGAGGAAGGGCATCCCTGGACTGATGAGAAAGCCATTTGAGAAGAAACCATCTCCTGGAGTCACATTCGGAGTAAGACTAGACGACTGTCCTCCAGCTCAAACCAACAGA TTTGTTCCTCTGATAGTGGAAGTGTGCTGTAAGCTGGTAGAAGAACGTGGACTGGAATACACGGGCATTTACAGGGTCCCGGGAAATAACTCGGCCATCTCCATAATGCAGGAAGAGCTCAACAACAAGGGCATGGGGGACATTGATATTGAGGATGAT AAATGGAAGGACTTAAATGTGATCAGCAGTTTACTCAAATCCTTCTTCAGGAAACTTCCCGAACCTCTCTTCACTAATG AAAAGTATGCTGAGTTTATTGATGGCAACAGAATAGAGGATCCTGTGGAGAGACTGAAAGTACTCAAGAGACTG CTCCACGAGTTGCCTGATCATCATTACGAAACACTGAAGTTCCTCTCTGCACATCTCAAGACAGTAGCTGAAAATTCAGAAAAGAACAAG ATGGAGCCGAGGAATCTGGCTATTGTGTTTGGACCAACGCTGGTGAGGACATCAGAAGACAACATGACTCACATGGTAACACATATGCCAGACCAGTACAAGATCGTGGAAACCCTCATTCAGCAT TATGACTGGTTCTTCACTGAGGAAGGCGACCAGGAACCAACG ACTACGGTCCAGGAGGAAAGCACTGTGGAGTCTCAACCCGTCCCCAACATCGACCACCTGTTGACCAACATTGGCCGGACCGGCACATCTCCAGGGGAAGTTTCAG ATTCACCAACCAGTGACTCTGCTAAATCCAAG CAGGGTTCCTGGGGCTCAGGGAAGGATCACTGCAGCCGCGAGTTCCTGCAGCCTCGAGTCTCCTCCATCTTTGCTGCAGCCAACCACAGACGAAGGAAGCACAAGATAAAGCTGCAGCCCAGCAGCTCTGAAGACGACCTTGATACCATCTTCACCAAGAAAGATAGCGCAACTGAAAAGCAGAACcaacaaaacaaagaaaagGTTTCCAGCCCAGACCAGAAATCACAGAAGAAGAATGGCATTGGTGCAGAGTCCACCCCAAAGAACAGGGAGCACAGAAACTCTTTCTTTATGAAGACCTCACCCAAGCTCTCATGTTCACCTGGTTTTAACCGGCAGACCTCTTGCCCTGCTAAATCCTTCTTCTCTGATCGTTCCTCACAATTAGATGAGACAACTTCAGACTTGGGCACTATGAGTTCTGGAGCTTCTGTTCCCAGGACCAGACCTCGGAAATGGTGCTCAGCGATGTCAGCGTCCCCTGATCTGTTACTGGTTCCTGGAGGGGCTTCAGTGACTGCAGAGGTGAGCTCTATTACCTCAGACTACTCAACTACATCCTCCAATGCATTTCTCACGGGACCGGAGTCCGTTGCTCTAAGCCCAGAGGTGCAGTCTGTGACAGAAAGCCGGGGAGGGGACGAAGCAGATGATGAGCGAAGTGAACTCATTAGCGAGGGAAGGCCAATGGAGACGGACAGCGAGAGCGATTTCCCTGTTTTTAGTCTTGGCACCGCTGCCCGAGACATACCAGCCACAAAAGACAATGCCAACACCACTCCCAGTCTAGACAGCCAGCACTTGTTACATTCTCATAAGATGATAGAATCCGACAGTTTATCAAGGCGGCGGTCTGTCAGACAGAAGACTGACAGTGATTCATCGGTTGAGACCGGGGCAGCCATTGGGGGTCAAGGGACGAAGAATGAATCAAACCGACTGTCTCGGGTTCTAGAGGTGATGAGGAGAGGCCGATCCACTGGTAGTCTCAGTGCCTCATTCCGCAATGAATCAGACCGTGCCGAGCCAGCGTGGCACCTTAAAATCACAGAGAGGCTCAAGTTACGTCTGCGCGGCTCTGCTGACGACATGTTTGGGGTTGGCACACAGAAGAGCCGATCCACAAAAAAGAAAAGGGGTATCAGGCGGCGACATACTATGGGTGGTCAGCGTGATTTTGCCGAACTTGATGTCATTCATGACTGGAGGGAACAGGGTGGGGTGGACCAAGGTGCCGAACTGTCTGCCGTGGAGGGCCTAAAGTCCAAGTGCGACTCTCAGGACTTCTCTATCAGGAACTGGATTGCATGCGAGCACCGTCGGGCTGGGGACTCCCAGATCAGTGTGGAACCGGAAGGTCGAGTTGGATCAGATGAGGCAGAAGTGGTGGAGAACCAAAGAGGAAGCACAGAAGAGCTGACTTCTGCCTCTTCGTGTCCCCAGTCCGGCTCAGAGCAAGTGAACGGAGGTACGTTACAGGGCAAAACCAGAAACAACCCAAATCCTGGAGCTGATGCCCATCCACACAAACTTTCAGGAGCCCAAGTGGTGCGCTCACGTTTTTACCAGTATCTTTGA